CAGGCCGTGGCGCAGCGCGGCGGCGAACTGGTGGCGCGCATCGGCGGCGAGGAGTTCGCGATCCTGCTGCCGGGCAACGATGCCGAAGCCGGTGCCGCGCTGGCCGCCCGGCTGCGCTCGACCATGGCGGCGCTGGCGGTTGCGCATGCGGGCTCGGAGGTGTCGACCCACGTCACGCTGAGCATGGGCCTGGCCACGCTCGACCACGAGCACGACGCGAACTTCGACGCCCTGTTCCGCCGCGCCGACCAGGCGCTCTACCGTGCCAAGAACGAAGGTCGTGACCGCGCCGTCGCCGCCCCCGTGCCGCAGAAGGAAGCCCCATGAAAAGCACGACCGCGATCACCCTCGCCTGGCTGCTCGCCTGCTGCTGCACGACGGTCGCCACGCCGGCCGACGCACAGGCCATCACCGTCGTCACCGAGAACACGCCGCAGTCGTTTCGCCAGAACGGGCGCGTCGCCGGCCGCGCCACCGAGGTAGTGGAGCAGACCCTGCAGCGCGCCGGCCTCACCGACTACCGCATCGACATCTACCCCTGGGCCCGCGCGCAGGACCTGGCGCTGCGCGAGCCCAATGTGCTCATCTACCTCATCGCCCGCACGGCCGAGCGCGAGAGCCAGTTCCATTGGGTGGGCGAGGTGCTGCGCATCCGCTACTTTCTCTACGCGCTGCCCGATCGCGGCGACCTCGACGTGCTGCAGCTCGACGACGCCCGCACCCGCACCATCGGGGTGGTGCGCGACGACGTGCGCCACCAGTACCTGCAACGCCAGGGCTTCACCCGGCTGGTGGTGTCGTCGCAGCCGATGGAAAACCTGCGCACGCTGCTGCACCGGCAAGTCGACCTGGTGCCGATGACCGAACTGGAAGCCGCCACCCTGTGCCAGGACGCCCGTCCGGACTGCACCGGCCTGACCCGGCTGGCACCGCTGGACGACCTGCGTTTCGGCCTCTACATGGCCTTGAGCGCCGCCACGCCCAAGGACGTGGCCGCGCGTGCGGGCGCGGCTTTCGAATCGCTGCGGGCCGACGGCACGCTGGCGCGCATCATGGGCCGGCCGACTGCCACGCCGGCCGCCGCCGCCACGTCGTCGGCCGGGCCGAAACGGCCCCCGAACTGAGGGCTTTCGCCATCGCGCGGTGCGACCCGGCGGCATAGCATCGCGGCACGGTCACGAGAACACGGAGGAGACCATGCGCATCCTGATAGCCGAAGATGACCAGGTACTCGCCGACGGCCTGCTGCGTTCCCTGCGCGCGTCCGGCGCCGCCGTCGACCATGTGGCCAGCGGCACCGAGGCCGACGCCGCGCTGCTCGCGCACGACGAGTTCGACCTGCTCATCCTCGACCTCGGCCTGCCCCGGCTGCACGGCCTGGATGTGTTGAAGCGCCTGCGGGCACGCGGCGCGAGCCTGCCGGTGCTGGTGCTGACCGCCGCCGACGGTGTGGAAGAACGCGTCAAGGGCCTGGACTTCGGCGCCGACGACTACATGGCCAAGCCCTTCTCGCTGCAGGAGCTGGAGGCCCGCGTGCGTGCCCTGACCCGGCGCGGCATGGGCGGCACCACCAGCAGCATCAAGCACGGCCCGCTGGTGTACGACCAGGCCGGCCGCGTGGCGTCGATCGACGGCAAGATGATCGAGCTCTCCGCCCGCGAACTCGGCCTGCTCGAAGTGCTGCTGCAGCGCGCCGGCCGGCTCGTCAGCAAGGACCAGCTGGTCGAGCGCCTGTGCGAATGGGGCGAGGAGGTGAGCAACAACGCCATCGAGGTCTACATCCACCGGCTGCGCAAGAAGATCGAGCATGGCCCGATCCGCATTGCCACCGTCCGCGGCCTCGGCTACTGCCTTGAAAAAATCCCTGGCTGATCACCACGCTTGCAAGCTCGTCGCCGCGCAGCGCGCCGGCGCGCTGGAGGGCCCCGCGGAACCGGCTTTGCCGGGCCGCCAGGGCTGCCCCCGGCAGGGGGAAGGCGGCCACACGCAGTGGGCAAGCCTGGGGGCGAGCCCGGGCTGCCGGGCCGCCAGGGCCGCCCCCGGCAGGGGGAAGGTGGCCGCACGCAGTGGGCAAGCCTGGGGGCGAGTTTGATATTTCAAAGACAACAGCGGTCGCTCTTTGGCGAGATCCTCGACTGGATGCTCACCCCGCTGCTGCTGCTCTGGCCCGTGAGCCTGGCGCTGACCTGGCTGGTCGCCCAGGGCCTGGCCGACAAGCCCTTCGACCGCGCGCTCGAATACAACGTGCAGGCCCTTGCCCAGCTGGTGAGCCTGCACGAGGGCCGGGTGCAGCTCAACCTGCCGCAGCCCGCCGGCGAGCTGCTGCGCGCCGACGACGCCGACACCATCTACTACCAGGTGCGAAACGGCGACGGCGAGGTGCTCTCCGGCGAGCGCGACCTGGCCTTGCCGCCGAGCACCGAGGACAGCCGACCGCCGCCCACCGGCGAAGTACGCCTGCGCGACGCCGAGCTGCGTGGCCTGTCGCTGCGCGTGGCCTCGACCTGGGTGCGCTTCACGCCGCCGCAGGCCGGCGCGCCGCAGGTGCAGGTGTTGGTGCAGGTGGCCGAGACCCGCAGCAAACGCTCGGTGCTGGCCACCGAAATCATCAAGGGCGTGATGCTGCCGCAGTTCGCCATCCTGCCGCTGGCGGTGCTGCTGGTGTGGCTGGCGCTGGCGCGCGGGCTCAAGCCGCTGTCGGAGCTGGAGCGCCGCATCCGCGCACGACGGCCCGAAGACCTGAGCCCGCTCGACGACCGCACCGTGCCGCTGGAGGTCGCCCCGCTGGTCACCTCGGTCAACGGCCTGCTGGGCCGGCTGCAGGAATCGGTGGCCACGCAGAAGCGCTTTCTGGCCGACGCCGCACACCAGCTCAAGACCCCGCTGGCCGGGCTGCGCATGCAGGCCGACCTGGCCCAGCGCGAGGGCACCAGCACCGAGGAACTCAAGCGGTCGCTGCAGCAGATCGGGCGCGCCAGCAAGCATGCGACCCACACCGTCAACCAGCTGCTGGCGCTGGCCCGGGCCGAAGTGGCGGGCAAGGCGGCGTTTCCCAAGCATCCGTGCGACCTGGCGCTGATCACCATCGAGGTGGTGCAGAACTCGGTGCCGCGCGCGCTCGAGAAACGCATCGACCTCGGCTACGACGGCCCGCCCGCCGGCCTGGCCGGCGCGGTGGTGCCGGGCAACCCGACGCTCGTCGCCGAGATGCTGCGCAACCTGGTCGACAACGCCATCGCCTACACGCCGTCGAGCGAGACGGAGCCCGGCGTCATTACGGTGCGGCTGCTGCTGGACCCGCTGACCGGCTTCGCCGTGCTGCAGGTCGAGGACTCCGGGCCGGGCATTGCGGAGGCGGAACGCGAACGGGTCTTCCAGCCCTTCTACCGGGTGCTCGGCAGCGGCGTGGACGGCTCGGGCCTGGGCCTGCCGATCGTGCTGGAGATCGCCGCGCTGCACGGCGCGGAGGTGACAGTGGAAGACGCCCATCCCGGGCGCCAGCCGCCCGGTGCGCGTTTTTCGATCCGCTTCAGCCCGCCGACGCGGGCGCCGTTGGTGTGACCGGTGTCGGCGCGCCTTCGGCCAGCGGCAGCAGCCACGAGCGGAAGCGCACCAGCGGCCCGAGCCGCGCACGTGCCTCGGGATAGCAGAACCAATAGCCCAGCGTGCTGCGGTAGCCGCCGTCGGCCAGCGGCTCGTCGACGACACCCGCGCTGATCTCGTCCTGCACCAAACAGCGAGGCACCAGCGCCACGCCCATGCCCACCGTGACCGCGCGGATCATGGTCTGAAACTGGTCGAACTGCGGCCCCGCGAGCGGGTCGAAGCCAGTCACGCCGTGGGTCTCGCCCCAGCGCTGCCACGCGTCCGGCACGGTGACGTGGCGCAGCAGCGTGCAGCGGGCCACATCGCGCACCGAACGCACCGGGCCTTCGCCGAGGCCGGCCTTGGGCGCGATCAGCGCCACGTCCTGGCCGGCCAGGTAGTGGGAGCGCGCGCCGGGCCAGTGACCGTCGCCGAAGAGGATGGAGCAGTCGAGTTCGGGCCGCTGGAAGTCGTAGCCGTGCACGAACGGTACGAAATGCAGGGTGACCTGCGGCTCGCTCTGCTGGAAGGCCGGCAGGCGCGGAATCAGCCACTTGGCACCGAAGGTCGGCAGGGTCGACAGGTGCAGCGCCCCACCTTCGTCGCCGCTGGTGATGAGCTCCAGCGTCGCAGCCTCCAGTTGCGCCAGCAAGGCGCGCACCGCCTGCTCGTAGCGCTCGCCGGCAGGCGTCAGCGCCAGCCGCTTGCGGGTGCGTTCGAACAGCGCCACGCCCACCCAGCGTTCGAGCTCCTGCACCTGCTTGCTGACCGCGCTCTGGGTGAGGTGCAAGGCCTCGGCCGCGCGCGACACGCCACCGAAACGCACCACGGTGGAGAAGGCGCGCAACAGTTGCAGAGGTGGTTGGAGACGTCGTAGCGACACGGCTTGGCAGGCACTGAAATCATTCCTGATTGGAATGTTATCAGGTACAGGTGTTGCTTGGAAAAAGCGTCAAACGCTTTAATCTTCACCCCGAGGCCTCCCGGGCCGCTTCGAATCCCCTGAAAGGTGCGTCATGCAACGTCGATTTCTTCTCTCCGCCCTGGCCGCCGCTTCTGTCGTTCCGGGAATGTCCTGGGCGCAAGCCGGCAAGCCGATCCGCCTGATCGTTCCCTTCCCGCCGGGCGGCGCCACCGACATCAGCGGCCGCGTGCTGCAGGAGCCGCTGCA
The nucleotide sequence above comes from Xylophilus sp. GOD-11R. Encoded proteins:
- a CDS encoding LysR substrate-binding domain-containing protein codes for the protein MSLRRLQPPLQLLRAFSTVVRFGGVSRAAEALHLTQSAVSKQVQELERWVGVALFERTRKRLALTPAGERYEQAVRALLAQLEAATLELITSGDEGGALHLSTLPTFGAKWLIPRLPAFQQSEPQVTLHFVPFVHGYDFQRPELDCSILFGDGHWPGARSHYLAGQDVALIAPKAGLGEGPVRSVRDVARCTLLRHVTVPDAWQRWGETHGVTGFDPLAGPQFDQFQTMIRAVTVGMGVALVPRCLVQDEISAGVVDEPLADGGYRSTLGYWFCYPEARARLGPLVRFRSWLLPLAEGAPTPVTPTAPASAG
- a CDS encoding sensor histidine kinase, encoding MLTPLLLLWPVSLALTWLVAQGLADKPFDRALEYNVQALAQLVSLHEGRVQLNLPQPAGELLRADDADTIYYQVRNGDGEVLSGERDLALPPSTEDSRPPPTGEVRLRDAELRGLSLRVASTWVRFTPPQAGAPQVQVLVQVAETRSKRSVLATEIIKGVMLPQFAILPLAVLLVWLALARGLKPLSELERRIRARRPEDLSPLDDRTVPLEVAPLVTSVNGLLGRLQESVATQKRFLADAAHQLKTPLAGLRMQADLAQREGTSTEELKRSLQQIGRASKHATHTVNQLLALARAEVAGKAAFPKHPCDLALITIEVVQNSVPRALEKRIDLGYDGPPAGLAGAVVPGNPTLVAEMLRNLVDNAIAYTPSSETEPGVITVRLLLDPLTGFAVLQVEDSGPGIAEAERERVFQPFYRVLGSGVDGSGLGLPIVLEIAALHGAEVTVEDAHPGRQPPGARFSIRFSPPTRAPLV
- a CDS encoding response regulator transcription factor → MRILIAEDDQVLADGLLRSLRASGAAVDHVASGTEADAALLAHDEFDLLILDLGLPRLHGLDVLKRLRARGASLPVLVLTAADGVEERVKGLDFGADDYMAKPFSLQELEARVRALTRRGMGGTTSSIKHGPLVYDQAGRVASIDGKMIELSARELGLLEVLLQRAGRLVSKDQLVERLCEWGEEVSNNAIEVYIHRLRKKIEHGPIRIATVRGLGYCLEKIPG
- a CDS encoding transporter substrate-binding domain-containing protein; protein product: MKSTTAITLAWLLACCCTTVATPADAQAITVVTENTPQSFRQNGRVAGRATEVVEQTLQRAGLTDYRIDIYPWARAQDLALREPNVLIYLIARTAERESQFHWVGEVLRIRYFLYALPDRGDLDVLQLDDARTRTIGVVRDDVRHQYLQRQGFTRLVVSSQPMENLRTLLHRQVDLVPMTELEAATLCQDARPDCTGLTRLAPLDDLRFGLYMALSAATPKDVAARAGAAFESLRADGTLARIMGRPTATPAAAATSSAGPKRPPN